Genomic segment of Methanolobus mangrovi:
TTTAATTCAGGAGATTCTGTGAACTTGCGTGCATTCTCAATAGTATCCCACTCGAAAAGGATTGCCAGGGAATTAGGATCATCTGATGTGCGGAAAAGCATTCCACCTTTGGAACCACTCTCTTTTCGCATGGAACCGTGCTCGTCAAATCCTGCTTTCCATTTAGAAAAATCTTCGACTATATGCTTGATAAGTACGTATACCATTGTTTATAACCCCAATAATCATCAGGCTTACAGCTATATAGTGTTTTACAGTCGAAGTAGGATTGTTTCTAAACATGTCTCTTGTTATAATCAGTTGACGTGGAACTTGTTCTTAGAATTCTCATAATATTGAGGATTTCTATAGATGCAGAATACGTTTGAATTCAAATCGAAGCAAACAGAAATAAAATCCCCACAATCACCGGCTGATGCACCAGATAAATCAACAACGACTTTTTTCCCAGATAACCCAGCAATCCCACAACAGCATTATTCTCGCAATCACACATCCTGAAGCCCCTCTGATACTCAGGATAAAGGCGGCTCCCTGTGAAAACACCCATCAGTACAACGCCAAACCATGGGATCAGCGGGAAATAATCCAGAGTATAGAAACCGTAGGGTTTGATGCCAAGCCAGAGCAACCAGGGGAAATCTGCATAGGCACCATCCATGATCACGCCTGCAAACAGGGACAGAATACCAGCGATCAGGCTGAAATTCCGGTATTTCAGAAATGGATAAGCAAGGACAATGGAAACACCGATGAGGTGCAGTATTCCAAAATAAATAGTTCCTCGTTCAAGGGCTATTGCTGTGACAACTGTAATTACAAGACCCCACGCAAAGATACCTGCACCTCTTTTCAGAAAATGAGAGAACTGATTCTGTGTGCCATGTAAGGATAATGCACGTGAATGGCTTAACGTAAGGGAAACGCCGACAAGGACAATGAACAGAATTGCGGCAGTCCTTCCGATTATCAGGAGAATACCGGAATGTGTGTTGAATTCATGGATGCCGAAAAAATCAAGATCAAAAAAGAAATGGTAGATTACCATCAGAAAGATGGCTATACCGCGAAAGGCGTCAACTTCAAAGAATCGTTTGTTGTGGCCCTTATCCATTGTCTGCCCCAAAAAGAAAATAATCACTTTTTCTTCTTTTTCTTATCTTTATTATCCTTGAAAACAGAACCAAGGTGTAATGCGTAAGTACCATCCTCTTTTATGGCCATGACTATTTCCTTGCGGTCAAGCAGGGAATCGAGGTTCAGTTCATATGAACCGGGGCCAAGAATACGTACGGATTCAACACGCTCACCTTCCTCTTCAATAACACGAGGAGGTTTCTTTTCAACCCCGAGGATATCATCTATTTCCCGGATGATCTTTTCAGAAGATCCTTTAGAATCACCTTCATGAGAGGTTTCATCAATAATAGCGTGCTTTTCCTCACTTTCAGTTCCTTCGGCGCCCTCCGCAACAGGGCCGGCAGCCTCTTCCTCACTCACGTAAAGGAACTTGTTCCAGCCACAGTTGGGGCATCCGCTCAATATTACTGAAGCACCGTCGATAAAGATAGATTCGCATCTTGTGCACTTATGAGGCATTGGTCCACCGACTTAAATAAGTATCATGATATATTAAAACACTTGCGATAAGCCTGTAATAGATAGCAGGCTCATCATTCATTAAGGTATTTGCCTATCAGGGGGTCGAGTTTCCTTCTGGTGTCATGAGGGATCATGGAAGGAACGGTTGTAATAGCACCTGCCAGGGCATCCTTACACATACAGTGCTGCTCAAGACTGAATTTCTCAAGAGATGACACAATTATGTCCTTAACAGCAGCCTCGTTCTTCATGGCATTCTCAATGATGGTTTCGATGGTCACATCTTCCTCATGCCACACATCATAATCTGTCACCGTAGCTATCATCGAGTAGCATATCTCAGCCTCGCGGGCAAGTTTTGCTTCCGGGATAGCAGTCATACCAATGATATCAAAGCCAAGTGCCTGATATACACGGGACTCTGCACGGGTTGAGAATTGAGGACCTTCCATACAAAGATATGTTCCGCCTTCTTTGACATTGTAACCTTTTGATCTGGCAACATCCACTATGTCCTTTGAAATTTCAGGACAGAAAGGGTCAGCAAATCCCATGTGTACAACTATGCCATCCTCAAAGAACGTGGAAGGTCTGCACTTTGTACGGTCGTATATCTGGTTCGGGATCACTATATCCAGCGGTTTGAGCTCTTCCCTGAGACTCCCAACAGCAGAAGCTGCAATTATGCGTTTCACGCCGAGTTTTTTAAGTGCGAAGATGTTGGCCCGGGAATTAAGTTCGGAAGGAGATATCCTGTGCCCCACCCCATGC
This window contains:
- a CDS encoding heparan-alpha-glucosaminide N-acetyltransferase, yielding MDKGHNKRFFEVDAFRGIAIFLMVIYHFFFDLDFFGIHEFNTHSGILLIIGRTAAILFIVLVGVSLTLSHSRALSLHGTQNQFSHFLKRGAGIFAWGLVITVVTAIALERGTIYFGILHLIGVSIVLAYPFLKYRNFSLIAGILSLFAGVIMDGAYADFPWLLWLGIKPYGFYTLDYFPLIPWFGVVLMGVFTGSRLYPEYQRGFRMCDCENNAVVGLLGYLGKKSLLIYLVHQPVIVGILFLFASI
- a CDS encoding Zn-ribbon domain-containing protein, giving the protein MPHKCTRCESIFIDGASVILSGCPNCGWNKFLYVSEEEAAGPVAEGAEGTESEEKHAIIDETSHEGDSKGSSEKIIREIDDILGVEKKPPRVIEEEGERVESVRILGPGSYELNLDSLLDRKEIVMAIKEDGTYALHLGSVFKDNKDKKKKKK
- the mtnP gene encoding S-methyl-5'-thioadenosine phosphorylase; this translates as MQEKADIAIIGGSGIYDANLLDNVRQVDIDTPFGKPSDSITIGEHGERTVCFLPRHGVGHRISPSELNSRANIFALKKLGVKRIIAASAVGSLREELKPLDIVIPNQIYDRTKCRPSTFFEDGIVVHMGFADPFCPEISKDIVDVARSKGYNVKEGGTYLCMEGPQFSTRAESRVYQALGFDIIGMTAIPEAKLAREAEICYSMIATVTDYDVWHEEDVTIETIIENAMKNEAAVKDIIVSSLEKFSLEQHCMCKDALAGAITTVPSMIPHDTRRKLDPLIGKYLNE